In the genome of Ureibacillus sp. FSL W7-1570, the window GTTCCATCATGGAATTTTACGCCTTCGCGCAATTTAAACGTATAAGTCAAACCATCATCGCTTACTTCCCAACTTTCAGCAAGCCCCGGTTGAATGGTTGTATCTTGCTCACCGAAATTTACCAATGTTTCGAATAAGTTGATTGTTACTTTTGCAGATTCCCCGTCAGTCACGATGGCTGGGTCAAGAGATACTGAATCTCCGCCGCGGCCAAACACTAATACTTGAGGAACATTTGACTTTTGATCCCCTTCGTCGTTGCCTGCCTGATCGTCATTTCCGCCACAGGCAGCCAGAACAAGCAGCAATAAAAGCAATGCTGCAGGCCAAAGTTTTTTCAACATAAAACCCCTCCTATTTTTTGATGTTCATTTATGTCATTGCTGCGCTTCATCAAAAAGATGGCACGCAACAGAATGACCCGGTTTCACTTCTTTCAATTCCGGAACGATTGTTTTGCATGCTTCCGTGGCAAAAGGACATCGCGGATGGAATAAACAACCGTTTTTCGGTACAGATTCGGAAATATCCCCTTTGATCAAGACTTCCTCTTTTTTATATGTAGGGTCAGGAACTGGAACGGAAGAAAGCAGCACTTTCGTATATGGATGCAACGGTTCCTCATAGAGGGAATCGCAATCCGCCAATTCCACCAATCTTCCCAAATACATGACTCCAACCCGATCGCTGATGTGCCGTACAACCCCCAAATCATGGGCAATGAAGATGTATGTCAGTTTCAAATCTTCCTGCAGCCGCTGCATCAGATTGAGGACTTGCGCCTGAATCGATACGTCCAATGCCGATACCGGTTCATCCGCTATGATCAATTTGGGATTGGTCATCAACGCCCTTGCGATGCCGATGCGCTGTCTTTGACCTCCGCTGAATTGATGGGGATATCTTTTCGCGTGGTAAGTATTTAAACCGACAATTTGGAGAAACTCTTTCACCATTTCTTTTCTTTCTTTTGAATTTCCAATTCCATGGACAATCAATGGTTCCTCCAGGATTTTTTCGACCGTATGCCTCGGATTCAATGAAGCGTACGGATCTTGAAACACCATTTGCAAATCCCTTCTGGCTTTCCGCATTTCACTTTTTGACAAGGATGTCAGTTCAATCCCGTTAAAATAAATTTTTCCATCAGTCGGTTCAAGCAAGCGCATAATCATTCTTCCGGTAGTGGACTTTCCGCAGCCTGATTCCCCAACGATTCCGAGCGTCTCTCCTTCAAACACTTCAAAAGAAACGCCATCAACGGCCTTTACCACTTCTGTTGTTTTGGAAAACGCTTTTTTGTGTTTCGGAAAATGT includes:
- a CDS encoding dipeptide ABC transporter ATP-binding protein is translated as MKNTLLKVEQLKKHFPKHKKAFSKTTEVVKAVDGVSFEVFEGETLGIVGESGCGKSTTGRMIMRLLEPTDGKIYFNGIELTSLSKSEMRKARRDLQMVFQDPYASLNPRHTVEKILEEPLIVHGIGNSKERKEMVKEFLQIVGLNTYHAKRYPHQFSGGQRQRIGIARALMTNPKLIIADEPVSALDVSIQAQVLNLMQRLQEDLKLTYIFIAHDLGVVRHISDRVGVMYLGRLVELADCDSLYEEPLHPYTKVLLSSVPVPDPTYKKEEVLIKGDISESVPKNGCLFHPRCPFATEACKTIVPELKEVKPGHSVACHLFDEAQQ